The Symphalangus syndactylus isolate Jambi chromosome 23, NHGRI_mSymSyn1-v2.1_pri, whole genome shotgun sequence genome has a window encoding:
- the LOC129473713 gene encoding small ribosomal subunit protein uS8-like yields MVRMNVLADALKSINNAEKTGKRQVLIRPCSKVIVRFLAVMMKHGYIGEFEIIDDHRAGKIVVNLTGRLNKCGVISPRFDVQLKDLEKWQNNLLPSQQFGFIVLTTSAGIMDREEARRKHTGGKILGFFF; encoded by the coding sequence ATGGTGCGCATGAACGTCCTGGCGGACGCTCTCAAGAGCATCAACAATGCCGAAAAGACAGGCAAACGCCAGGTGCTTATTAGGCCGTGCTCCAAAGTCATCGTCCGGTTTCTCGCTGTGATGATGAAGCATGGTTACATTGGTGAATTTGAAATCATTGATGATCACAGAGCTGGGAAGATTGTTGTGAACCTCACAGGCAGGCTAAACAAGTGTGGAGTGATCAGCCCCAGATTTGATGTGCAACTCAAAGATCTAGAAAAATGGCAGAATAATCTGCTTCCATCCCAGCAGTTCGGTTTCATTGTACTGACAACCTCAGCTGGCATCATGGACCGTGAAGAAGCAAGACGAAAACACACAGGAGGGAAAATCCTGGGATTCTTTTTCTAG